The window tgccgcgcagccgcagcggtcCTGGAGCCGGCGGCGACAAAAAAGAATCTGCGGGCACCCACGAACGGTGGACTGCCACCAGACACCGGGATCGTAGGCTACTACGACTACCTTACGAATCCTACCCAACACAAGTGCAGAGAGACGGAATACAGCCGCAGGAATTGGGGGCTCTTAGCCCAGAGCGAGCCGTTGCTGAAGCATCTCGACAAGCTGTACAGTCAGTTGGCTCCAATGCACCATCATCTGCAGAGGGTGGCCATCCCGTCACAGTACCAGCTGTGCGGAACAGTCTTCAGCACCATCACTGTTAATAGAAACTtccgcaccgccgtgcacaCCGACAAGGGTGACTTCCGGAGCGGCTTGGGGGTTCTCTCAGTGATCAACGGCGAGTTTGAGGGATGCCATCTCGCCATCAAAAGGCTCAAGAAGGCGTTCCAGCTCAAAGTCGGCGACGTTCTTCTTTTCGACACGTCTCTGGAGCACGGCAACACGGAGGTGGTAAACCCGGAAATTCACTGGCAGCGAACCAGCGTTGTGTGCTACCTGCGCACTGGACTAATGTCCTCTGTGTGCGAGATGGAGCGACGTAAGCACCTGAATCGGCTCATTCTCCTGCAACTGCTCAACACAGAGGTTCGCAACACGACGGTGAACATCAACGGAGCCGACAGCAGCCTGCCACCGCTGTTTGTGCCGACCCGCCTGGCGAGCCATTTGGCGCCCGTGCAGCTTGCTGCCCTCGGCTTCATTGTGGAGCGTACGGAGAAGCAGAGTGGGTGCGTGGTGGCAATGACGATGGGACTGGGCAAAACGCTTGTTGCACTCACGTTGTGCTTCTCACAGCTGCATCTTGCACCGCAGGCCGACATACTCATCCTCACGCCAAAACCGATCATCAGTCACTGGGTGGACGAGAAAAACAAGTGGGGCATGCACGGGCTCCATTTTCCGCACTTCGTCGCCTCCGACGGGCTCAACTCGTTGGAGttcgagcagcagcttctcgagTACGAGCGTCAGAGGAACAACGAGAAACCCAAGTTGGGTCACATCTTCGTCATCAACGGCGAGTACCTGGCAGGGTTTCTGCGACGTTTCAAGCGCTTTACGCCCTTGCTCATGATCGTGGACGAGGGCCACCGAGTGGCTGCGAAGGGGAATAAATTGACGGAGTCCCTCGATCGCCTACGGTGCAACCTCCGCATCGTGCTATCCGGCACGCCTTTGCAAAACGACGCCAGCGAACTCTACCGGCTAGTGGGGTGGGTGAACAAAGGCGTCAGCAGGGTACTGCCGCCGAAGCGCTTCCAGGAGCTCGCGAATGACATCAACCAGTTCGTCGAAGGCGACGATGGGGCCTTCTACAATGCAGTGATGGCGCAGGAGTACATTCAGGACTGGATGCGTGGGTTCGTGTTTCGTGAAATGGAAAACGacctgccaccgctgcacgaTTACCTGTTGATTTGCGGCTCCTCCGACGTGCAGCGGGAGTATGAGGAGAAGCTGGGCCTCACGGAGACGGCCATGACAGCCCTTAAAGCCACGGAGCACCGACCGCATCACCTCTCCACGCACCCCGCTTGCTACCTGGCCTTCATCTCCGACAGCTACCAATCGATGGTAAGCGGGTGGACAGTGCGTGCGCAGTCGAATACGTCGCGGCCGCGAGTGTCCCAACTGGAGGAGATTGATACCATGCGACTGGAGCAGTATGTCCAGTTGGTCGAGAACGAGCAACTCGACGCCTTCATCGACTTGAGCGGCAAGATGCGGGTGCTCGTCGATAttgtgctgcgcgtgcaagCCCGCAAGGAGAAGCTCATCATTTTCTCTCTCTACGTGGGTTCGCAGGACCTGATTCATCGCAccctgacggcgctgcgggtcTGCACATTTACCGTTCGCGGCCGAGACTCACaagaccgccgccgccgcgccatgcAGGAGTTCAGCGAGAACAAAGACCTCATTGTGCTGGTGTTATCAACAAAGATCGCCGCCTACGGTCTCGACTTCACGGCGGCGAATCACGTTGTTCTGTTCGACTCGTGGTGGAACCCGCAGGTGGACGCACAAGccatcgcgcgcgcgtacaGGCGAAATCAACGGAAGCCAGTGACCGTGTATCGCCTTATCTCGGCAACCGAAAACAAGTTCGTGCTGCGCTCACAGACACGAAAGATTGCCCTCTTCAAGTGCATCCTCCATGAGCGCACCAGTCGGCAGGCGTTGCCCGACGAGCTGGAGGATTGCGCAGCGAACGAGAAGGATGAAGAAAGGCGAATCTTTTGGGCAAAACTGAAAACGACCTCTCTTGCTGGAGATTCTCGGGCGTTGTTGAACGTTTATCGCTACCAGGAGAGCGTTCGCGAAAGCGAATGAGTGCATCAGGCGACAAGGACTCGGCGTCTCTGCGGCGTCGAATCCATGCGGACGTTCTGTTGGTTActctcttttcttgtttttcttgTACGTGCCTTTGTTTATGCCTCATCTTGTACCTCCTCGCCTGCTCTCGTattccttcttttctttttggccgttgttctctttcttgtatgcatgtgtgtgtgtgtgtgtgtgtgtgcgtgtgtgtgtgtgtgtgtgcgtgtgtgtgtgtgtgtgtgtgtgtgtgtgtgtgtNNNNNNNNNNNNNNNNNNNNNNNNNNNNNNNNNNNNNNNNNNNNNNNNNNNNNNNNNNNNNNNNNNNNNNNNNNNNNNNNNNNNNNNNNNNNNNNNNNNtgtgtgtgcgtgtgtgtgtgtgtgtgtctgtgtgcgtctggCCAAGGAGAGAATAATCATACAGTGCACTCATTCTCACGCGCGTAAGCAGTTTTTCCGAAACGCTGCTGTCACAGGCTGCTCACATATGGCTTATTAATCGGTATAGAAGGGCGTGGGGAAAAGGTGTAGGTATGTGTTGTGAGGATTGACATACGCCACAGCTCGGgcatcgttttttttttgtgtgtgtgaggggtgAGTTCGCTTTTTGTGGCGATCGTCGAACTCCTCGTCAGCATTGGGCGTCGTTTAATTCTGCTTTGCACTCTGCTCGGTGCTACTAATGATCCTTTTTCTGTTGAATGTTCTATTTGTTTTTCTGTTTATGGGCCGTTAGGCAGTGATTACGGTGCGCGTAGGGCCCAATCCACGGCGCTTTTTCCGGTTGAAGTCTCAAGAGCACAtagtttgtgtgtgtgtgtgtgtgttcggcTATGTTTCTGTGCATCTTTTACCTACTGTTTGGTAGATGACAAATGGGTGTGTTGTGTGGGTTCCTTCGATTTGTTTAGTGAACTCCTTCCCCCTTTgtcatatatatatatatatatactctcccttttctctccctctccctctctgtttcGTGTTGTCTTAATGAGCCAGTCGCcagcctgtgcgtgtgcgcttgcgcgCGTATGTCCGGAtggagcaaaaaaaaagcacacaaTGAAAAAACAGCGTAGAGCCGCGCATACGGTCAACCACgtatgtgtgggtgtgtgcgtgtgtcggaAAGGGAGTTCAGAGCACTCACGCGGCGATTTTCATGACAGCTCGTCTTCCTCCTGATTGGCCTCACGTGCGGTTGCGCGCGGGGAGTGAAGTGAGCAACAACAATAAAAGAGTGAGGTACCACTGTTTGCATGACTTTTCTGTAAAGACGGCTACCTGAAGGAAAATGTCTCGGTGGCCATCACCTCCCCACTCACCTAATcacctctctttctttgccCCTCATCTCTAACCCCCACGGATGCCTTGTCTGCAGACATAACACTGTGTATGCATCCTCGCCGACCTGCGCGAAGCTCTTTAGGGATTGCTCGCCACGCCTGGTGCCTGCCACTGTTATGAAGCGAGGCGTGCGGCAGGCTAAGAGCCTccacgtgctgcagcggctgctcggCCCCGTTGTCGCGCTTTACATCTCGCGATGCCGAGCGAAAGCCGATGTGGCACGTGAGGCGTCGCTGTATCATGCACCCAGCATAGACGCTCTCAAGCAACTTCCGATTTTTGCGAAATGGCCAGACTCAGCACTGCAGACGTGGCTGTCACACGGAGTGATGGTGGTTCACAGAAAGGGGACATGCATCGGCTTTGCATGCGAGCCACCGCAAGCAGCGCGTGTATTCTGGGTGATCGCCGGCAAAGTCGCTCAAGTGCCGGCGAAGAGCGAGCTTTGCGAGTGCGCTGGTGAGCTTCTGCACCTGCCGCCAAACGCACCGAAGACTGGCCCAGTGGTACTGCCTGCTCACTTTCTGGAGGATTCAGCGAAGGCGGCACTGCCTTCTCTCACCCCCACCCAAGAGCGCATCAAGGAATCGCTGGCGACATACCATGCCGGTCACTTTGTCGATGCCGagaggctgctgctcggTGGTGGAAGGCGGCGCTCGCTGCGATGTCAGACAGACACAGTTATGCTGAGCTTTCccttttcgcttttcttGAGAGAAGTTCAGTGTTTGCCCGGCCCGCTGCGAAGCGATGTTATCGATGTCGCGCGCACCGTTGCTCAACGTGCCATGACGCAGTTGGGTGAGATGCCATCCGTGCACTCCCTAGCCTCGGCGAATCCGGTCCTGCAAAGCCTTCCGCTAAGAGATCTGAGAGCCCTGCGTCTCCAGCTGAGGCCGTTCGTGTTTCTGCAATTCGACGCCATCTGTGAGGATGTGGCGAACTCGGACAAAGTCTTTTTCCTCAGCCTCGGCAAGGTACTCATCGAAGACTGCAAAAACCGCTCATCGACGATTATATCTAAAGTGTCGACTGCCGTCGGGCTGGAGACGTTTGTGCCGTGCCGCTTTCCGGACTACTACGATCAGAAGCTgcgggcggaggcggctACGTACTGTGAGATGTGGTGCAtccccaccgccgcgctgcttACCCTGTGCAGCGCTGAAACACAGCTCCGCTGCGCGCAAGCAGCTACGCAACTCTTGGCCGGCAAAACGCGCCGGTTCACGCCAGCATCCGCGCTGCGTACATGCCCTTGCTTCGCTGGCGTCTCCGAGGCggccatcgctgccgtcgctcgagcgctgcaggtgcgggTGTACTGTGCGGATGACACGATCGTAGCCTCGAAGCGAGCGCCTAGCACGGGCATTCTCGTCGTGGCCGGAACCGTAGTCGTGCATTCGAACAGGAAAAGAGCTCCCGAGCCTCTGCGCGCAGGCCAAGCCCGCTACTTTTGCGAGTGCTTTGTGAAGATGGCGCTAGAGGAGTCGGTGATCTCGCAGAGCAGCTCTATCGTGCTGCACGGGTCTCCTGGAGCAATATTCGAGCTTATAGAAGCGCTCGACACTGCGTCAAACGACATCAAAATCATGTTGGACAGTGCGCAAGAGTACGTGAATGGCCAGTATGGGGCTGGGGCCAGCAACCTCAGCAAGGCGCAAAATGCAGCAGCCGAGCGTGTAAGGGCATACAAACGTCGCCGCGCGGGAGCTGCGCCGACACCGTCTCCACCAAGCACCAGCATCGACACCGTGGACAACATCACCGTTCTGGAGAATGAGCTCTTGGCCAGTCTGGCATTGCAGttgcaggcgctgcacccCGACACAGGAGATGAAGCAAGATTCGACGTCCTG of the Leishmania donovani BPK282A1 complete genome, chromosome 14 genome contains:
- a CDS encoding j-binding protein, putative yields the protein MCERYTSANEYEKAEMRNSLYMREYPLFTYSIRHQRALFHPADYVSRILQFCSYYVQAPDADVLPLQDKSPFLHISPIKEICKHLRLIARGTPVAPDDSESPVPEQLRLHAESDAEKLAAERATAMSIATSSGGASETEQPSLFSGVAPSALFQKGAVEEVDKDAEDTMEDLTGEETVDAVHSFQAEYLTLDGFELVTKASIYYDREGEGQRIVAVYIPGGVPEDTCRAAAAVLEPAATKKNLRAPTNGGLPPDTGIVGYYDYLTNPTQHKCRETEYSRRNWGLLAQSEPLLKHLDKLYSQLAPMHHHLQRVAIPSQYQLCGTVFSTITVNRNFRTAVHTDKGDFRSGLGVLSVINGEFEGCHLAIKRLKKAFQLKVGDVLLFDTSLEHGNTEVVNPEIHWQRTSVVCYLRTGLMSSVCEMERRKHLNRLILLQLLNTEVRNTTVNINGADSSLPPLFVPTRLASHLAPVQLAALGFIVERTEKQSGCVVAMTMGLGKTLVALTLCFSQLHLAPQADILILTPKPIISHWVDEKNKWGMHGLHFPHFVASDGLNSLEFEQQLLEYERQRNNEKPKLGHIFVINGEYLAGFLRRFKRFTPLLMIVDEGHRVAAKGNKLTESLDRLRCNLRIVLSGTPLQNDASELYRLVGWVNKGVSRVLPPKRFQELANDINQFVEGDDGAFYNAVMAQEYIQDWMRGFVFREMENDLPPLHDYLLICGSSDVQREYEEKLGLTETAMTALKATEHRPHHLSTHPACYLAFISDSYQSMVSGWTVRAQSNTSRPRVSQLEEIDTMRLEQYVQLVENEQLDAFIDLSGKMRVLVDIVLRVQARKEKLIIFSLYVGSQDLIHRTLTALRVCTFTVRGRDSQDRRRRAMQEFSENKDLIVLVLSTKIAAYGLDFTAANHVVLFDSWWNPQVDAQAIARAYRRNQRKPVTVYRLISATENKFVLRSQTRKIALFKCILHERTSRQALPDELEDCAANEKDEERRIFWAKLKTTSLAGDSRALLNVYRYQESVRESE